Genomic segment of Planctomycetaceae bacterium:
CAACGCATTGACCCGATAGAAGATTGCGAAGTCAGAATAAGCACGTCCGCTGCCGGCGACCTGCTGAGCGATCTCTTCGGCGACAGCGTTCGCTTCCGCGTCGCCGTCGGGAAAGATTCTCAGCCGCACCGGTTCGCCGGTTTCGTTGGGGGTCGTCAGTTCCCCGCGATGCCGTCGCGGATTGTGACTGATAAGCTGATCGGCGCAGCGAACGATGGCTCCCGTGCTGCGAAAATTCTGATCCAGCGAAACGATCGTGACGTCCGGAAAGTCCCGTTCGAAGTCACCGATGTTGCCCGGATGAGCACCTCGCCAGCCGTAGATCGACTGATCCGGATCTCCCGTCGCGCACAGATTCGGAAACTGCCGCGACATCGCCGACACAATCCGATACTGCGCCCGGTTCGTGTCCTGGTATTCGTCGACCAGCACGAATCGGTACTGGCTGTCCAGAAAATCGCGAAGGCCGCCGTCGTCCTTCAGCAGTTCGACGACATGCAGCAGCAGCGAATCGAAATCAACGGCATTCTGAGCCAGAAGCCGCTGTTCGTATTCCCCGAAAACGTTGTAGATGATGGCGTCCAGAGGATCGCCGATCCGTTCTTCGTATCGCCGACGGAACGCTTCCGACGTGATCAGATCATTGCGAAACCTGCTGATGCGACTCAGCACGCGCCGCGGATCGTGAGTACCCGTGTCGTGCCCCGCGTCTTTCATGATGCGGCGGATCAGCTGAGTCTGATCGGACT
This window contains:
- a CDS encoding ATP-dependent helicase, whose product is MAEQLTSAQRQAVEHFEGPLLVMAGPGSGKTRVITHRIARLLERGVRTDEILALTFTNKAAREMADRVYRLLRGTRVQVSTFHRFCARLLRNWPETVGLKSNFTILDQSDQTQLIRRIMKDAGHDTGTHDPRRVLSRISRFRNDLITSEAFRRRYEERIGDPLDAIIYNVFGEYEQRLLAQNAVDFDSLLLHVVELLKDDGGLRDFLDSQYRFVLVDEYQDTNRAQYRIVSAMSRQFPNLCATGDPDQSIYGWRGAHPGNIGDFERDFPDVTIVSLDQNFRSTGAIVRCADQLISHNPRRHRGELTTPNETGEPVRLRIFPDGDAEANAVAEEIAQQVAGSGRAYSDFAIFYRVNAL